The following are encoded together in the Candidatus Bandiella woodruffii genome:
- the guaA gene encoding glutamine-hydrolyzing GMP synthase gives MNSHDKILILDFGSQFTQLITRRIRELNIYSEIKPYSISDEEIKKFNPKAIILSGGSESVTDEGAPQIPRIIYDLNVPILGICYGQQALCKDFGGIVSSSTSRSYGPAQLEILSESRLFKDFWRQGENHQVLMSHGDCISTLPKDFEVVARTDKAQYAAIEHKTKEIYGIQFHPEVSHTPDGMRLLDNFLSKIVGCKKDWEMGCFIDEQIVEMRNKVGEEKVVLGLSGGVDSTVVAALLSKAIGKQLYCVFIDNGLLRHNEVEEVQNSLKNDLDLQLITVDASTKFSSELKGVEDPEEKRKVIGRVFIETFQDTIKNLGNIRYLAQGTIYPDVIESAATSTGKKVTIKSHHNVGGLPENMGELKLIEPLRLLFKDEVRILGKKLDIPDAILNRHPFPGPGLGIRVLGEVTQEKCEILRQADHIFISMLKNRGLYHKIWQAYAALLPVKTVGVMGDARTYQYICVLRAITSIDGMTADYVDLPHELLGAVAKKIVNEVHGINRVLYDVTSKPPATIEME, from the coding sequence ATGAATAGTCACGATAAAATACTTATATTGGATTTTGGTTCTCAATTCACACAATTGATCACAAGACGGATCAGGGAGCTAAACATATACAGTGAAATAAAACCATATTCAATATCAGATGAGGAAATAAAGAAATTCAATCCAAAAGCAATCATTCTGTCGGGCGGTAGCGAATCAGTTACCGATGAAGGTGCTCCACAAATACCTCGGATAATTTACGATTTGAATGTACCAATTTTAGGGATTTGTTATGGGCAGCAGGCGTTGTGCAAAGATTTTGGTGGGATTGTATCAAGCTCCACATCCAGAAGTTACGGCCCTGCACAATTAGAAATCCTCTCAGAATCTAGGCTTTTTAAAGACTTTTGGAGACAAGGAGAAAATCACCAAGTGTTAATGAGCCATGGGGATTGCATAAGCACATTACCAAAGGACTTTGAGGTTGTGGCAAGAACTGATAAGGCACAATACGCAGCTATTGAGCACAAAACCAAAGAAATTTATGGCATACAGTTTCACCCTGAAGTCTCACATACACCAGACGGAATGAGATTGTTGGACAATTTTTTAAGCAAAATTGTCGGATGTAAAAAAGATTGGGAAATGGGATGTTTTATTGATGAACAGATTGTTGAGATGCGAAATAAGGTTGGTGAGGAAAAAGTGGTACTTGGATTATCTGGAGGGGTCGACTCCACGGTTGTAGCAGCACTCCTTAGCAAAGCAATTGGAAAACAACTATACTGTGTGTTTATAGACAACGGTCTTTTAAGACACAATGAAGTGGAGGAAGTACAAAATAGTTTAAAGAATGACCTTGACCTCCAACTTATCACAGTAGATGCAAGCACAAAGTTCTCATCAGAATTAAAAGGTGTGGAGGATCCTGAAGAAAAACGTAAAGTTATTGGAAGGGTTTTTATCGAAACATTCCAAGACACTATTAAAAACTTAGGAAATATCAGATACTTGGCACAGGGAACGATATATCCCGATGTGATAGAATCAGCTGCCACTTCAACTGGTAAAAAGGTTACAATCAAGTCTCATCACAACGTTGGTGGACTGCCTGAAAATATGGGTGAGTTAAAGCTTATTGAACCTTTGAGGTTGCTATTTAAAGATGAAGTACGAATTTTAGGTAAAAAGCTCGATATACCGGATGCCATATTAAACAGGCACCCATTCCCCGGGCCAGGACTTGGCATCAGGGTTTTAGGTGAGGTAACTCAAGAAAAATGTGAAATATTGCGACAAGCTGACCATATTTTTATTAGCATGCTTAAAAATAGAGGGCTGTACCATAAAATATGGCAGGCATATGCCGCATTGCTTCCAGTTAAAACTGTTGGCGTGATGGGCGATGCTAGGACTTATCAGTATATATGTGTGTTAAGAGCGATTACCTCTATTGATGGAATGACCGCAGATTATGTGGATTTGCCGCATGAACTGTTGGGAGCAGTTGCAAAAAAAATAGTGAATGAAGTTCATGGAATTAACAGGGTACTTTATGACGTCACGTCTAAACCCCCAGCAACAATTGAGATGGAGTAA
- the guaB gene encoding IMP dehydrogenase — MKKFKEGYSFDDVLIAPNYSNIIPKDANVSTKLTKKVTLNLPFVSAAMDTVTEHEMATQMALIGGIGTIHKNMSIDAQCQEVAKVKACRVDSINNTSACLDNAGRLRVIAAVGAGEEAVTRAKSLIAANVDLIAIDTSHGHSQNVLDTIQEIKKISKTIEIIAGNIATKDAALALLYAGADALKVGVGPGSICTTRIVAGVGVPQLSAIMEVAEVCQTKDVYLIADGGIRYSGDVAKAIAAGADCVMLGSMLAGTDPTPGQVIVIDHKKYKKYRGMGSLAAMKSGSADRYFQKGETNLVPQGVEGYVEYKGSLSDVITQLKGGLTSAMGYTDSKDIEEMKKKCTFVKITHAGINESHVHSLDRFEAAINYKK; from the coding sequence ATGAAAAAATTTAAAGAAGGCTATTCCTTTGATGATGTGCTGATAGCTCCAAATTATTCTAACATTATACCAAAAGATGCTAACGTTTCCACAAAGTTAACGAAAAAAGTAACCCTTAACTTACCATTTGTTTCCGCAGCCATGGATACTGTTACAGAGCATGAAATGGCAACTCAGATGGCACTTATCGGTGGCATAGGTACGATTCATAAAAATATGAGCATCGATGCACAATGTCAGGAGGTGGCAAAGGTGAAAGCTTGCAGAGTCGACAGCATAAATAATACATCAGCGTGCCTTGATAATGCTGGACGTTTACGTGTGATTGCCGCCGTTGGAGCAGGTGAAGAGGCAGTTACTAGAGCCAAATCTTTGATAGCGGCTAATGTTGATCTAATTGCAATCGATACTTCGCATGGGCATTCACAAAATGTATTAGACACCATACAAGAAATAAAAAAAATCTCAAAAACCATCGAGATTATAGCTGGCAATATAGCAACAAAAGATGCAGCTCTTGCTTTGCTTTATGCTGGCGCAGATGCTCTTAAAGTTGGTGTAGGACCAGGTTCCATATGCACTACAAGGATTGTTGCAGGGGTGGGTGTTCCACAGCTTTCCGCAATTATGGAAGTGGCTGAGGTGTGCCAGACAAAAGACGTATATTTGATAGCAGATGGTGGCATTAGGTACTCAGGAGATGTTGCAAAGGCAATTGCCGCTGGAGCGGATTGTGTGATGCTTGGCTCAATGCTTGCAGGGACAGACCCAACTCCTGGGCAAGTGATTGTGATTGATCATAAAAAATACAAAAAATATAGAGGGATGGGGTCTCTTGCAGCAATGAAGTCTGGCTCTGCTGATAGGTATTTTCAAAAGGGTGAGACAAATTTAGTACCACAAGGCGTTGAAGGTTATGTGGAGTACAAGGGGTCTCTAAGCGACGTTATAACACAACTAAAAGGGGGACTTACTTCAGCGATGGGTTATACAGACAGTAAAGACATAGAAGAAATGAAGAAAAAATGTACTTTTGTCAAAATCACACATGCGGGAATAAATGAAAGCCATGTGCACAGCCTGGACAGATTTGAAGCTGCAATTAATTATAAAAAATAA